The proteins below are encoded in one region of Chrysemys picta bellii isolate R12L10 chromosome 4, ASM1138683v2, whole genome shotgun sequence:
- the LOC135983291 gene encoding RING finger protein 112-like, with protein MGNANNKGPIPPPSSKPTPEGMVKRLQEDVTCSICLDILDNPVSIECGHNFCRGCLSAHWSGVSAWGSQCPECRAPCSRDRMIPDTRVKSLVEKIRDLPREETLTATGTVSPEQGLGAQLGSGRPVQLVRLDDKGGLTLDEEALSRCLEQGGVGNAPVCLVSIIGEQRRGKSFLLNYLLRRLRSPEVKDGSWMGREEEPLEGFEWQVGARSVTKGVWAWSQPFWVPTEWGKVAVLLVDTEGSMDIVRDTETSVKLSALSMLLGSYQILNVSSQIKDPDLAYLEMFLHVAEEVGKEYGLESIQHLDLLVRDWSNSTVLGSDGGKEHLRDVRQMLAARSPCKHPKALEALRRSSSRCYLMPFPGKRIMTGSQGSLRDMDEDFRDSLREYVTTLVGSAGQHAWRDRHGALLTGTQLAARIKKFSDLMKKHHCGFSSPAQMAITFHNQRVLDRASADHALFLKEKDGDSRNMIDCLKVRPSKMVELLAERRGHLLWRCRTDMREPALEKEARLTELEEELTQEAETFLEIYGKRFKKFAILAGVGAGALALAPVGGAVGAGIGAGIAAAAIAAEVAVAIGAGTGAAAGIIVGGGVGGGVGGNVARRDRQRAEAAGGGREEGDGTEDLSDDKPLI; from the exons ATgggaaatgcaaataataaagg GCCAATCCCACCCCCCTCCTCAAAGCCAACTCCAGAGGGGATGGTGAAGCGACTCCAGGAGGACGTCACCTGCTCCATCTGCCTGGACATCTTGGACAACCCCGTCTCCATCGAGTGCGGCCACAACTTCTGCCGGGGCTGCCTCTCTGCTCACTGGAGCGGGGTCTCAGCCTGGGGATCCCAGTGCCCCGAGTGCcgagctccctgctccagggacaggATGATCCCAGACACACGCGTCAAAAGCCTGGTGGAGAAAATCAGAGACCTGCCACGCGAAGAGACGCTGACAGCAACAGGGACAGTGAGCCCTGAG caggggctgggggctcagctgGGATCAGGGCGCCCGGTGCAGCTGGTGCGTCTGGATGACAAAGGGGGCCTGACCCTGGACGAGGAGGCCCTGAGCcgctgcctggagcagggtggggtggggaacgccCCCGTCTGCCTGGTGTCCATCATCGGGGAGCAGCGCCGGGGCAAATCCTTCCTGCTGAACTACCTGCTGCGCCGGCTCCGGAGCCCG gaagtGAAGGACGGATCCTGGATGGGCCGAGAGGAGGAGCCCTTGGAGGGGTTCGAGTGGCAAGTTGGCGCCCGCAGCGTCACCAAGGGGGTGTGGGCGTGGAGTCAGCCCTTCTGGGTCCCCACCGAGTGGGGGAAG GTGGCCGTGCTGCTGGTCGACACAGAGGGCTCCATGGACATTGTCAGAGACACAGAGACCAGCGTCAAACTCTCCGCCCTCTCCATGCTGCTTGGCTCCTACCAG ATCCTGAATGTTTCCAGCCAGATAAAGGACCCTGATCTAGCATatctggag atGTTTCTGCACGTGGCCGAAGAGGTGGGAAAGGAATACGGGCTGGAGTCCATTCAG CACCTAGACCTGCTGGTGCGGGATTGGAGCAACTCCACGGTCCTTGGAAGTGACGGTGGGAAGGAGCATCTGAGAGACGTCCGACAG ATGCTGGCAGCGAGGTCCCCTTGCAAACACCCCAAGGCCCTGGAAGCGctgaggagaagcagcagccgcTGTTACCTGATGCCCTTCCCTGGCAAGCGGATcatgactgggagccagggaagcCTGAGAG ACATGGATGAGGATTTCCGGGACAGCCTGAGGGAGTATGTCACCACCCTGGTGGGCTCGGCCGGTCAACACGCGTGGAGAGACCGGCATGGGGCGCTGCTGACCGGGACACAGCTTGCTGCTCGCATAAAG AAATTCTCTGATCTGATGAAGAAACATCACTGTGGCTTCTCCTCTCCCGCTCAG ATGGCCATCACCTTCCACAACCAGAGAGTCCTGGACAGGGCCAGCGCAGACCACGCTCTTTTCCTGAAGGAGAAG GACGGCGACTCCCGGAACATGATCGACTGCCTGAAGGTGCGGCCGAGCAAGATGGTGGAGCTGTTGGCGGAGCGGCGCGGGCACTTGCTGTGGCGGTGCCGGACCGACATGCGGGAGCCGGCGCTGGAGAAAGAGGCCCGGCTGacagagctggaggaggagctgacaCAGGAGGCTGAGACCTTCCTGGAGATCTACGGGAAGCGCTTCAAGAAATTCGCCATTTTGGCAGGCGTGGGTGCGGGGGCgctggctctggccccggtgGGCGGAGCTGTCGGTGCCGGGATCGGTGCCGGGATTGCCGCTGCTGCCATCGCCGCCGAGGTGGCTGTGGCCATTGGGGCTGGGACGGGCGCCGCGGCCGGTATCATCGTGggtgggggcgtgggcgggggcgTGGGTGGGAATGTCGCCCGGAGGGATAGGCAGAGGGCTGAGGCcgctggtggtgggagggaggagggggatggcACTGAGGATCTATCCGATGACAAACCTCTGATCTGA